The Rosa rugosa chromosome 1, drRosRugo1.1, whole genome shotgun sequence genomic sequence GAGGTGAGTTTTAGTATAGTTAATTAGAAGGGGTTGGGATGAATGCAAAGTAACTTGAGCAATGTTACATGGATCCGTAATATTTGTTGTTAATCAAATGAAATGACAGTAGAAAAGCTAGAAATCTCTACCTTGTATCTGTACGTGTCATGCACGCATATCGTGTTTAAGTTATCAAAGAATAATACTAATGTACGAAAAAATAATATTTCTCTTCACAACATTAAATGATATTTTTACATTTTAATCTTTcattttcagaaaagaaaaaaaagaaaaaacaagaataaCAACAACGACATGAACAAAATGATAaaatgaaattctatgattGAAGCAAAATTTTCTACGTGTTCTTTAATAGTCAAATCACAAATGGGTTCCACACTCATTCTTTTAAATAATGCGCCTTTCAGAATTCAGATTATCATGTTATCACTCAGAAGATATCGATAGTCTTTGTCCAGTAGTTAGGTGATCGATGTAAAACCAACATGTGTGTTTTATGTTTAATTTCTCCACGTTTATTCTTCCCACTTATATAGGTCCAAAATCACAGTAGACATTTTTGTCTCTGTTGTAAACAGTCCCTTTATGAACCCTGGTTTAGCAAAGAAAGATCCCTTTTCAGTTTGGCTTTCAGAAAGATCCCAGTTCCCAGTTGATCCATGGCAACCATCAATGGCTTCCACCTTCACATGTCCAGCCTCAgaagccaagaacacaagtcCCAAGTCCTGCATGGTACTAATTTGCTGTGTCTCCATGAGAGTACTCCTCATCCAAGATCATCATCATTCAACAAAGTTCCAAGAAAACCCAGCCATGATTACAGACTGATCTCAAAGTAAGCTAGCTTCACTCCATTTACTTAATTGTATATGTTCATCTCATCAATCTTTCTCTAACTGTGAGATTTTGGCTGGATTGAAGGGCGACGTCTCATGCATCAGATAGTTCTCAACCAGAACCTCATCAAGTTCCGGCCAAATCCCCATTCTCTGCCTGGTGACTTTTTCTTCAGCATATTATTTAGTTTATTATTCTTGAATCTTATACATCATAGTGGGCCTAGACGAGAGTTGTTCTCTTATGAGATGATGATATGTTGTTACATTATCGATCTTAATTATTAATTAGCTGGACTATTGTTCTATACCCTGACCTGCATAATGCCAATATATGAATTAGCTCAAGTATCTGCCTAGTACTTCTCAGTGAAACTGTGCTGTTTACCTTGTATGCAGGAAACATTGGATACTGGGATTAACGTTAAGCATATTAGTACCTTCTTTTAGACACAAAGGGGGACCCTTCCTAGTCCTTAAAAGTACATTTTAAGTCTTCTCATTGATTTACATATATTGGTTTAGTATTTCAATTTGTTTTTAGTTTAACATGTAACACTCGCATCTCCACATAATAAGTCACAAAGTCCTTGAATCCCGTAGAAGTTGGAATTAGCCAATATATCTGACTATGTGGAGATGTGAGTTGTTACAACTTATGAACGGCCTAAAGAAAGCTTGATCATCTGATTGGAATTGGTGTTTTAGGCAAGGTGGATGTGGCAGTGGAAACAGTGGAGTCCGTGACAGAGGTTGTGGAAGAGTTAGCTGAGGAAGTAGAGAAGGTGTCTGAACAAGTAGCAGACAAGCTACCTGATGATGCTAAGCTTAAGAAAGCTGTGGAGTCAGTTGAACATTTGGCCGAAGAAGCAGTGGAGAAAGCTAAGCTAGCTGAGGATATCATTCACAAGGTAAAGGAAGTGGAGAAAGAGGTGGAGGAGGCACTAATTGATGGCTCAGACAAGAAGCCTTAGACGACACTTCACTAATAAATCGAGAGAGATTAGAAGAAAAGAGAGTGAGCGACTTCAATTGACCCATTGGGGCATGCCTATTCTGCCTTGTATTCTCTCAAATTTTTCTCCTACTGTGTCACTGAAGCCAGTGATCAAATATTTGCGAATTGTAGTCGGACAAAGGCTCATGGCCTGCCAATTACGTGCTACTTTAGACATATTTCTCTTCAGATCGTTCTTTTTATGCaatgttattatttttataacTCATAAAAAAGTAAAAGACGAGTGTAGCACTGTAGCATGATTTTTCAGAAGTGTTAGTAatagttatttatttaaaatgtCATATCTTCGTTAAGACAtaaataatacaaaaattacaagATTTATATTAGTGCAAGGGATAAATGGATGCTCATGGTATTGGCAAACGAATGTGATCCAACAATTGCCATCCATCCAACAATCTCCTTTTCTCTTATCTGTCTTAAATCTCATTCATTCAAGCTCTCCTTTAACAAAGACCCAACAAATTAATTTTCTTGATTCAATGTCTCCCCTTTAAACAAAAATTTCTCAATAAAGAAATGACTAGTGGATTCTGTTAAAATGGAATTAAAATTGTGAGGAGAGAAAAGGAGGGATATTTAATAAGAGGATATGAGGATCATCCTCCCCATTAAAGCATTGACAGTGATGATTGACTAGTATTTTATGGTCCATTAAAACCTAATCTTTTCCCTAATATATGTATTAAACTCCTCATAACTCTAAGAGTTAAGAACAAAGGTGGAGACGTCAGATTCTTAGGTGGGGGAATCTCTCCCACCATAGCTATTTGTTAATTCTGTTACGTATGGTTGTCTAAGCAATCAAGCAAGGAATTCCTCTTCAACTAAAAGCAACTTCTCTACAATTCATAGACAATTTCAATCCCCCTAAACTTGTGTAAAATCCCAAGACCCCGTTTCTTGCGGTACCATCACTCTCTGTTGCCCCAACCACcccaccaccatcaccaacctttttttttttttttaataaccttCCGCACCTCAAATTGTACCTTCTGTATTGTTTTTTAGCAACTTCTGATCAAACCCATTTGGCCATTTTTTGGTCTGATCAAAACCCACTTGGGGTTTCTAAGCATATGAATGATATGAATCCCGCATCAATGGCTGGGTGGATTTCAAATAACGCAAAGATGAATCTTAAAGCTGTGGATGGGAATGAAATGTTTCAGGGTCTATCCAAGTCTGCTGGTTTGGACCTTATACAGAATTGTGATCTTCCTCCACCCATGAAAGTCTTCACAGGTTCTGCAGACAAGACTGTTGTGTCATCCATGAACAGAATTTGCAGCATGATGGCCCGAGAAGATCACGAAAACAGCCACGAGTTAATCGACATGTATAGAGGAGACGGCGATCAGAATTATGGGAAGCTGGAGCTCTTGAAAGCCTTGAGGCTTTCGCAAACAAGAGCGAGGGAGGCAGAGAAGAAGGCTGAGAAGTTGGCAAAGGAAAAGGAATGTCTTTCCAATGCTCTGCTCGCTGAGGCGAAAGAGCTTTTTGCTTACCGGCAATGGGTGAGGTTGCTTGAGCTAAAAGTTTCGAAGCTGCATTCACAACTGGCAGAACAAGAACATCAGGAATGCTGTGGCTGTGAGACTTGGATTGTAGCTTTGGCACTTTGTTTGGGGATTGCTGGTGTTGGGTTTG encodes the following:
- the LOC133738960 gene encoding uncharacterized protein LOC133738960, with translation MATINGFHLHMSSLRSQEHKSQVLHGTNLLCLHESTPHPRSSSFNKVPRKPSHDYRLISKATSHASDSSQPEPHQVPAKSPFSAWKHWILGLTLSILVPSFRHKGGPFLVLKSKVDVAVETVESVTEVVEELAEEVEKVSEQVADKLPDDAKLKKAVESVEHLAEEAVEKAKLAEDIIHKVKEVEKEVEEALIDGSDKKP
- the LOC133724539 gene encoding uncharacterized protein LOC133724539, encoding MAGWISNNAKMNLKAVDGNEMFQGLSKSAGLDLIQNCDLPPPMKVFTGSADKTVVSSMNRICSMMAREDHENSHELIDMYRGDGDQNYGKLELLKALRLSQTRAREAEKKAEKLAKEKECLSNALLAEAKELFAYRQWVRLLELKVSKLHSQLAEQEHQECCGCETWIVALALCLGIAGVGFAFGSRYLY